Genomic segment of Bacteroidota bacterium:
TTAATGTTTGCTAATTGGTTACCGCTGCAATACAAAATGGTTAATGCAATGTTTAGTTGCTTATATCAAAAATTGGTTAATAAATTATTTGAACAATCTAAATTTGTAAGATTAACAAAAGCCTCTATACCTGTTAAATCTGAAATACCCAAATTAGCAATATTAATAGTTCCTGTATATGCCGCAGCTTCACTTAGCATTGGAATTTCTCCATCGGCATTTGTATTGATTGCATTGTTTGCTAACGAGTTAGTGTTTGAAAATTTGCATCCGGAATTGCAATCGTGCAATTGCAGTCTGCCCTAAATCTTAGCCCCTGCACCTTCTCCTGCACTCCGGTTAGTATTCATATAGGCAGGGCTATCTACTTGAATACAGGTTAATAATGGACAGTTGGTAGCATTGAATGCAGTTAGGTTCAAATTGTTGCCATTTTGCGTGTTCAAACTAGAAAGTGATGGACTTGTTTGAGCATAAAATTGAGTTAAAGCAGTAAGTGCTGATACATCAAGAGAAGTAAGTGGATTGTCGTTGGCTGATAAATAAACAAGACCTGTATTCTGAGATAAATCAATACTGCTGAGTTGATTGGCTTGAAGGGTAGCTGAGGTCAAGCAGTTTGGACCCGTTAAATCAAACTTACGTTGGTTAAAGCCAACATCAAGAGTTTGCAATAAACCATTATCACTCAGATCTAATGTAGTTATGGATTTGAAGAGCAATTTAAAAAGTTTCCGGTTAAGATTATTGTTAGACAAATCAAGCGTATCTATACTGTTGGAGTGACAAGTATAAGGTTACCGGTGCTGTATTGGCCGTGAGATCTAAACTTGTTAAACTGTTTGAAACAGTTTAAGCTGGTAATACCGGTAAGCTTCATACCGGTCATATTCGTAATAGCCAAACTATTTACATCTATAGCTCCAGGTGTAAGCTGAGGCTTCAGAACTACTGAATTTCACCATCGGCAGTTAGTAGTGTTAATGCTTACATGACGCATTTTTAAATGCCGTATCAGGAATATTTACAATACATGGACAAGCAGTGCCAGTGATAACGCCACCCGGGTTTACCCAGTTCGATGTTGGTCCGTTCAAAGCAAAGTTATTTAAATCTCCATTAATTCCATTGCCACTGGCATCTATTAAAATACTATCTGAAGAATTATTGGCCGAAGCAATTCCCTGATTGAAGTGATAGTTGAGGGCCAAACCATTTGTGGTGTTTGAATTTCTAAGCATAATGATCAGAAATTTCCTGCTGCTGTTAATGCCCGAGTCCAAATCCGCATTTCATCCATTGACCCGGGGTAGAATCCAAGACTTCCTGCTCGTGAACCAACAAATAAACCACTACTAATACCAGTTACACCAATTGCAGTAACTGAATCCACAAATACACCGTTTAAAAATATAGATTGCAATTTAGTTTGTGCATCAAATGTGCAAGCTATATGATTCCACGTTCCAAGCACTAATGGTCTGTAGAAACATTGGTGTTTATCATTTTACCAAAATTGAAGATTTTCAGGTTGAACCTTCAAGAGCTTGGGTCCGATCCGAAACAGCACTTTCCCACACAAATGCACTTTGGCTTCATCTGCCTTAATCCACGTTTCTGGCTGAACGAGTTTGTAACCACACCGGGTACAAATGCATAATCGTTCACCCCCATCAAAATTAATGCCGATGCCGTACATCCCGAATTGGTAATATTTGAATTGTCATCATTGCAATCGGTACTATTCAATTCAAAATCCTGCAGGTTGTGAGCATGAGTAAGCCCGTGACCATCATTTCCAAATCCATCGTTATCCCTGTCACGATAATAAACAGTTGCAGGGGTTACTGTTACATCTTGTGTGCAACGTAGCAGTGTTGTTTAAGGAATCGGTGGCGGGTCCATGATTTAAGTTATTTGTTCAAGTGGGAAGCAAGATGGAGCATCATTGGTAACCGTTACTGGTCCGGAACCACCCACAACAACAGGGAAGGAAATTTCCCTCCAATACACAGATAGCATTGGCCGGGTTGTCTTACTAAAGAACCTGGGTTGACAGGTATAATCTAATGTGTAATCGTAAGTCAAATAGTACACTTTCGAGGTTGATGGCGCCACAAAATTTCCTCCCTGATATGTATTGGAATATCAACATTAATTGATGGCTCGCATTGAAGGGTTTTGAAGGTGCCACCAAATTCCAATATACCCTTGATAAATACAACCGGGGCAATACACATTATTGATATTAAAATTAGCTACAACTGAATAGCTTAATGAAACCAGATGGCCCAGTGCTACCACTGCGGCATTACCTCCTCCATTAATACTCACTCTGTATATGCCTACATTTCTATCGGTGAAAAGAAGGGCCAACTTGAATAGGCATAGGCGGCAGTAGGGCAACACTGCAAGCTCCATTGATATTATCCTGACAAACGGTAAAGGCGGGAGCACATGTAATTACAAGAGCCGAACAATTGGTGCTGTATGCTGCCCCTCCATTTATTTGCAGCACAGTTTAGATTTACCAAATTCAAATTTGTGGAAACATCCAAACTTAATAAGTTATTGTTGGAGCAATTTAAACCTGTGATATTAATAAATGCCCCAATGCCTGTCAAATCAGAAATTGCTAAACTACTAACACTTATTACTCCTGTAAAAGAAGTTGCCTCAGCACATTGTATTTCTCCATCGCCATTTGTGTTGATTAATGTATCTGCCAATAAAGCATTTTTGAATGCTGTATCAGGAATATTTACAATACAGGGCAGTGGGCAAACAGTGCTATAAGTGGCGCCTGCATCTTTACCCGCGCTCCAATTAGCGTTCATGTAACTAGGATCGTCCACTTGTATGCAGGTGAGCAATGGATTGGTGGTAGCATCGAATATATACCAAGTTACTGTTGAAGCCATTTGTATATTAAGAGAACTGAGTAGATTGTCGGCACAGAGGATAGTTGTCAATGCGGTGTTAGTGCTTAAATCTAAACTTGTAATGGTGCTATTACAATCAAAAAATTACAACCCTGTATTATTGCTAACATCCAATGATGTAAGTGCATTCCCTTGACATTGCAGCATTGATAAATTAATAGATGAAACCAATGTTAAACTAGTGAATAAATTATTAGCACAATTAAGGTTAAACATATTGGTACAACCAGTAAGATTAATGCTTCCAGGAATTAAATTATTCCCAATAATTAATTGTTGAACATTGGAGTTTCCTGTAAATGCAAGATTAGTAATTGAATTAACTGCACAATTTATTGTTTGTAGGAATGTATTATAAGAAATATCTAATGCTGTTAGATTATTCGTAGAACAATCCAATCCCGTTAAATTTGTAAATGCTTCTATCCCTGTTAAATCGCTTATTCCTAATGAGTTTACATTAATGGTACCAGTGTATGCAATAGCCTCAGCGCATTGTATTTCGCCATCTTCATTCGTATTAATAGAAAAATCTGAAACTAATGCTGATTTAAAATTGGCATCAGGAATATTTACAATACATGCGCAGTTTGTACTATAGATAGCACCAGCATCTTTGCCACCACTCCAATTAGTGTTCATGTATGCGATATCGTCTCCTGTATGCAGGTTAACATCAGATAGCTTGATGCATTAAAGAAAGTAGAGGTTGCTGTTGTTACCGTTCACGAACATTTAAGCTACTTAATGAAGAGAGTGTTGCTAACTATTTAACCATGTCAACCCTGTTTGTGCAGACAGGTCAAGATTGGTAACCTACATACCGGGGCTGTTAAAAAATGTTATTGCAGTATTTGCTGAAAGGTCAAGGTTAGTAATCAGAGTTTACCTCCACAAAGCAAGGTCTGTAGCAATAGGTTGTTGCTTAGATCCAGACTTGTTAATAGATTATTTGCACAAAACAAGTAAGTGAAGTTGTGTATTGGCGCTAAGGTCAAGCGTTGAAAGTGAGTTATCTATAAGTGGAGTCCATCAACGCAGTGAATGCTTCTATACCGGTTAAATCTGCAATGCCAATCCATTGATATACATATGGCCGGTATATGCAGCTGCTTCAGCACATTTATCTCACTATCACTATTTGTATTGATTAATGCATTTGCCAACAATGCATTCTTAAAAGTTAGCATCAGGAATATTTATAATGCATACAGGTTGACCTACTTGAAAAGTACTTAATTGATTACCTGTATAACTTGCTGTAATTGAGGTTGCTGTGCGGTTAGTAACTGTAAGCGGTGTCCATATACCATCGTGCAGTTTTGATACTTCAAATAAATTCCAGTCGGCACCGGCATCAATATCGGCAGGTTGCCAATTTAATGTTACGGATAATCCGCTTAATTCTACACCTGCCGAATCTATTTTCCAATGACGGTTGACACTTTTGGCAGCATCAATATTCGAACTACTAATATTGGCATCATCACCGGCTATTGCGCTGGCTCTTACACCACCGCCAACAGTGGCATCCACAGTTAATGATATTGGATAGTAATCAACATTATCACCAATAAGAAACCAAGCCGAAGAATTTCCGGCAACATAATACTGTTGCATATTGCCATCAATCCAGTCATCGCCATTACCATTATTTTGAGCCGTTGCACCCGAGTCTAATATCAATGTGAAGTTGCCTGTGTGTAAAATGCCATTATTGATATTGAACAGTTGCTCCACATGCATATCGCTTGTAAGCGTAGTGCCTGAAAGGGTGTTCAATAAAAGATGCTTGAATTTACCTGTACCCGATAATGTTTGATTGGCGTTATCATCCATATCCCAAATCCCAATCCTATATAACCATTGTTAATTACCTCTGGTCCATAGTAATTTACCTGACCACTACCATCTATGGAGGCTCCGGTATTTACATGCCGGTGCCTAATAAACCAGCACCACCCATAAAGGTAACATCAACACCGGGACCATCGTTTACAGTTACCGTTACATTGTTGGTGCTGAGAGAGCCACCATTTTCTACTACCAATTCATCTATAGTAAGGTTGCTAAGTACAAATATGGTGTGGCCGCTTCTGATGGTAATGGTGCTATCCAACACTGAAGGTGGTTGCGCTGCAGGCACCCATACACTTCCATTAAATGTTTCCCAGTTAGCAATGTCAGGCCAAATACCTGAGGCAACCGTGCGGTACTCATTTGTGGGAGGGTTCGCGGCTTCGCCAATTTGAAAATCGCTAAACGAGGTTATGCCTGTAACTGAAATAGAGTTACTGCCATTATTGGTGACTGAAACGAAAATCCAGCTTGAATTATCAAATTTAGAAACTATAAAGTTTGCCGGGTTAGCCCCTCCATCTATTTCGCCAGTTTCCCAAATAAAGTTTGAAGTTAGCGAAGTGAAGCCAACTCCGTTATTATTTATTTTCCAATGCTTATTTACACTTTTTGCCGGATTAATACCTGAATTGGCTACATCAGGGTGATCGGCACCTTCTACCCTGGCGGTAATGAAACCGGGTGTGAAAATATTATCCATAGTTATATCAAAGACATTCCTGTAAGTGGCATCGCCTATATCAAAAGAATAAAATCCGGTATTTACAACTTCGCGCTCCAAATTTCCATTTACCCAGCTAATGCCATTTACACCAATTGAAACATTCGGCCCTAGCTTTAAATTATTTATTCCGGTTGTAATTATTCCATCGGTATAAACCATTGCGCCTGTAACGGTTATATCACTATTGAGCGTGATACCATTTGAGTTAAGCATTGTAAAATTCGTAATTATTCCACCTCCTGTTAAAGTCTGATTGCTGCTGCCGGTAAATTTTAATGAATCCAATCCAACCGAACCGCTAACAGTAAATAACGGCCCACTAAATTCTAAATATACTGTGCCATTTAAGTCTCCATCTATGGTATAAGTACCATCATGAATTCCGGTGCTATTGTTTACAGATAATTCAGCAGACGGTTGCACCGTAACTGCTCCGTGGTTGTTAAATACTACATCAGCAGTTAAAGTGATCAAACTATTATTATCAATGGTGATTATTCCTATTGCGCTATTGTTTATGGCCGGAGTTGTGCCTCCTGTAACATTAATATCCATGGAGCTATTAAAGGATAAACTACCACCATTATTTATTGCATTATTA
This window contains:
- a CDS encoding LamG domain-containing protein, with the protein product MLGTWNHIACTFDAQTKLQSIFLNGVFVDSVTAIGVTGISSGLFVGSRAGSLGFYPGSMDEMRIWTRALTAAGNF